The genomic stretch TTGACTTTTTTTTATAAAACTTATACAATAAAAAATAGCTAGATTTAAACTGAGATTAATATTATTAGGAGGCTATAAGAATATGAATAATAGTGAATTTATAAATAAATATACTTCTGGAAAATGTCTATCATTTATAGATTTTCAAGTAGTTGCAAAAAAATATGGAATTTATTTTGAAAAAATTAATAATGATATAGTTGTCTGTTATGAAGGAAATGAAGATCCTAAAGTTGCTGCTTTCAAATTCTATAAGAATTTTTTTCCTGAAACCACTTTAACTCCTTTAAAATTTGATTTAATTTCACATATTAATAATTTTCATTCAAAATTTTTAAAGGATAAAATTAATGAAATTTCGCAAAAATATGGATTACCTCCATTTTATAAACAAAGTATTTCAATTAAAGAAAATGCTATTTCTCTTTTAAATGCATTAAAAACTAGATATGCCATATATAAAGAAGACATAGAATTTATTAAATATGTTTTAAACCTATAATAACACAAAAAAAGGACTCTTACCTCAATTGTAATTGTCCTTTTATTTTGGGATTATATTTTAATGGGAAATGTGCTTAAGAGTTAAAAAAATAAACTCTTAAGACTTTTTTATTTTTAATCAATTATTTTGTTGCTTTGTATTTTTTTATTTCTTCAGTTAATATAGGTAATATTTTATGTAAATCTCCAACTATTCCTAAATCTGCTACCGAAAAAATAGGTGCAAATCTATCTTTGTTGATAGCTATAATATATTCAGATTCTTCCATCCCTGCAACGTGTTGAATAGCTCCAGAAATTCCACAAGCAAAGTAAACTTCTGGTCTAACTGTCTTACCAGTTTGTCCAACTTGTCTATCATGAGGCATATTTCCAGCATCAACTTGTGCTCTTGAAGAAGAAACTATTCCTCCAATTTCTGCTGCTAAATCTTCTAGTAATTCAAAGTTTTGTTTTGCTCCAACTCCTCTTCCACCAGAAACTAATATTTTAGCTTCAGAAATATCTACTTTATTTCCACCTTCTTTAACAACTTTTAAAAGTTTAACTTTCATTTTAGAAGTATCTAAAGTTATTGGAAACTCTACTATTTCTCCTGTTCTGTCTTCAGATTTAGGTAATTTTTTCATAACTCCTGGTCTAACAGTTGCCATTTGTGGTCTGTGATCTGGAGAAATTATTGTTGCCATTAAGTTTCCACCAAATGCAGGTCTTGTCATACCTAATTGTCTTTCTTTATCTTTTAATAATTCAAGTTTTGTACAATCAGCTGTTAATCCTGTTGCTATTCTTGAAGATACTCTTGGTGCTAAATCTCTTCCTAAAGTTGTTGCTCCAAATAAAACAATTTCAGGCTTTTGATCATTTATTACAGCAGCTAAAACTTGAGCATAAGCTTCTGTATCATATACTTCTAATTCAGGTTTATCTACTACTAAAACTTTATCTGCTCCAGCCTTTATCAAATCTTGTGCAAGATTTTGAATATTATGACCTACCAATAGAGCAGTTACTTTAGCTGCATCTGGATTATTTTTCTTAACATCAGCAACTTTATTTTTTAATTCTTGATCATCTTCTTCAAGAGTTGCTGCAGCCACATCCACACTTTTTATAGCTGCTTCTTTTTTTCCAGCAAAATCAGCTAATTCATCTCCAGCATCTTTTAATGCTATTTGCTTATTTATTTCATATGCTAATTCTGTTGCTTTTCCTAATAATTCTAATCCTACATTTTGCAATATACCATCTCTTTGTTCAGCAAATACTAGGATTCCTTTATAATCATTTAAATTCATATTATTTTCTCCTTTATTATTAGATTAGATTATAAATTTTTCTTTTAATTTTTCTAATATAATGTTAGCTGCTTCTTTTGCATCAACTTCATGCAATACACCAGGTTCTTTAACACCTTTAGTAAATGACTTATTAACTTTTGTTGGTGATCCAGCTAAACCTATTTTTGCAGGATCTATTTCAATATCATCAAATGTCCAAGTTTCAATTGGTCTTTCAAATACATCAACAATAGCCCCAACATTCATATATCTAGGTTTAGTAGCTTCAGAAAGAACTGTTACTAATCCTGGAGTAGGAAGTTCTAATAAGAAATATCCATCTTCAATAGCTCTTTTTATAACAAAAGATTTAGTATCTTCTTTATATTCCATTTCTTTTACATAAGATACTTGTGGTAATCCTAAATGTTCTGCAATTTGAGGACCAACTTGTGCAGTATCTCCATCAATTGCTTGTCTTCCTGCAACTATTAAATCAATATTATCTATTTTTCTTATTGCAGCAGCAATAGTATTAGAAGTAGCAAGAGTATCTGCTCCTCCAAATTTTCTATCTGTTATAAGTATTGCTCTATCTGCTCCCATTGCATAAGCTTCTCTTAAAATAGCTTCTGCTTGAGGTGGTCCCATTGTTATAACTATGACTTCTGCTCCATATAAATCTTTTAGTTTTAGAGCTTCTTCCAATCCACTTTTATCATCTGGGTTCATAATACTAGGAACTCCATCTCTGATAATTGTTCCTTTTACTGGATCTATTTTAACTTCAGTTGTATCTGGAACTTGTTTTATACAAACTACTATTCTCATTTTTAATCCTCCAACATATAATTATTTTATAACATTAGCTGCTATTACCATTCTTTGAACTTCAGAAGTTCCTTCATAGATTTCAGTAATCTTAGCATCTCTCATCATTCTTTCAACTGGATATTCTCTTGTATATCCATATCCACCAAATATTTGAACAGCTTTAGTTGTTACTTCCATAGCTGTTTCAGCAGCAAATAGTTTTGCTCTAGCTGCATCTAGTGAATAAGGTAAATTGTTACTTTCTCTCCAAGCAGCCTTATAAACTAAAAGTCTTGCAGCTTCTACTTTTACATCTAAGTTTGCTATTTGGAATTGAGTATTTTGGAATTGAGCTAAAGTTCTTCCAAATTGTTTTCTTTCTTTAGCATATCCAATAGCTTCACCTAATGCTCCAGCAGCAATTCCTAATGCTTGAGCAGCAATTCCTATTCTTCCTCCATCAAGAGTCATCATAGCAATTTTAAATCCTTTTCCTTTATCTCCAAGTAAATTTTCTTTAGGTATTCTACAATTTTCAAATATTAATTCACAAGTAGCTGAACCTCTAATTCCTAGTTTCATTTCTTTTTTACCAATAGAAAAACCTGGTGTATTCGCTTCAACTATAAATGCAGAAATTCCTTTTAATCCTTTTGATTTATCAGTCATTGCAATTATTACATAAACATTTGCATATCCTGCATTTGTTATGAATATCTTTGAACCATTTAAAATCCATTCTCCTGTTTCAGGATCTTGAACTGCCATTGTTTGTTGTCCTGCAGCATCTGTTCCTGCATTTGGTTCTGTAAGTCCAAAGGCTCCTATCCATTCTCCACTAGCCAATTTTGGTAAATATTTTTGTTTTTGTTTTTCAGTACCAAATTTTAAGATTGGCCAAGTTCCTAAAGATGTGTGTGCTGATACAATAACTCCTGTTGTAGCACAAGCTTTTGATAATTCTTCAACAGCCATTGCATACATTAAGTTATCTCCTCCAGCTCCACCATATTCTTTTGGTATAGGGATTCCCATTATTCCAATTTTTGCCATCTTTTCAACAGTTTCTATTGGAAATCTTTCTTCTTCATCGACCTCAGCGGCGATAGGCTTTACTTCATTTTCAACAAATTCTCTTATCATTTGTCTGAAAAGTTCATGTGTTTTAGGTACATTAAATTCCATTATTTTCCTCCTCATTATGGATTTTATAAAAACTTTATTTTAATTTTATCTTTTATTCATACTTATGTCAAGAGTTTTATATACTATTATCTTTAATTTTTAATTCTTAAAACATTATGTTTTTTTACTGTACTAAATTAATAGAGTGTTTTATTTTTATTACTTATGATATAATGTTAAAATTAAAGGAGTGATTCAAAAACTATGAATACAAATCTTGAGAGTATTATTCCATTATTAAATAAAAATTTAAAAATAATTCAACGTAGCGATTACTTTAATTTTTCCATAGATTCCTTATTAATTTCTGAATTTGTTAATATTTCAAAAAATACTAAAAAAATTTTAGATTTAGGAACTGGAAACGCTGCAATCCCACTTTTTCTTTCGAAAAAAACTTCTGCAAAAATTTATGGGATTGAAGTACAAGAAATATCATATAAACTTGCTTTAAGAAATATTAACATCAATAATTTGAATGAACAAATATATATAATATATGATAATATGAAAAATTATTTAAAATATTTTAATATAGGTTTCTTTGATATTGTAGTCTCAAACCCACCTTATTTTAAAGTTAATGAAAACATAAATTTTTTGAATAATTTGGATCAACTAAGTATTGCTAGACATGAGATAGAAATCAACTTAGAAGAACTTATAAAAATTGCTTCTGAACTTGTAAAAGATAGAGGATATTTTTATCTTGTTCATAGAGCAGATAGATTAAGTGAAATAATAAATGTTTTACAAAAATATAAATTTGAGATAAAAAAAATAAAATTTTGTTATACAACTAAATATAAAAATGCTAAAATAATTCTATTAGAAGCTATTAAAAATGGAAAAACTGGCTTAACTATTCTTCCACCTTTGATTATTAATAAAGAAAATGGAGAATATACTGATGAAGTTTTAAAAATGTTTGAATAATGAGGGAAACTATGCAATATGATAATTTTGTTATGAAAGTACTTTCAATAGCTAATACTATTGGTAAAATTTTATTAATTAGTGGTGCTGAAACATATAGAGTTGAAAAGGCTATATCCACTATATGTAGAAGATTTGATTTAAAAGCTGAAACTTTTGTTACCATGACTTGTGTTCTTACTTCTGCTAAAAAGAGAGACGGAGAAACTATCACAGAAGTTAATAGAATTTACACAGTTTCTAATAACTTAGATAAAATTGATAAAATACATAAAATTCTTCTTAATATACATAAATATGAATTAGAAGACTTAGAAAAAGAAGTTAAAAAAATTCAAATACAATCTATTTATAAAAAAAATATTTTATTAGTATCCTATTTTTTTTCAGCAGCTTTTTTTGCTATTTTATTTGGTGGAAAATTTAATGATTTTTTAGTTGCTGGATTTGGCGGAATTATTATATTCTATATGGCTAAATATGCTAATAAATTGAAATTAAATAATTTTTTTATCAATACATTGGGAGGTTTTTTAATAACAATACTATCTATTCTTGCTAATAAGGCTGGAATAGTATCTACCCCATCATTTTCAGCTATTGGAACACTTATGCTTTTAGTTCCTGGACTTGCTCTTACAAATGCAATAAGAGATTTGATAAATGGTGATTTGATTGCAGGTACTTCAAGAACGGTAGAAGCCACCTTAGTTGGTTCTGCCTTGGCAATAGGTACAGGTTTTGCATTATTTGTAATGTCTTATTTTTAATACTAAATTAGGAGAATAAAATGAATTATATAGAAGTTTTAGCAGCTACCTTTTCAACTTTTTTCTTTGGAATAATATTTAGTCTTACAGGTAAAAAATTAATTTACAGTAGCTTTGCAGGTGGTTTAGGTTGGTATACTCATTTACTTTTTTTCAAGGAGTTGAACTATTCAAAAACTGCTTCTTTTGTGATTTCAGCTGTTGTAATAACTATTTTTTCAGAAATAATTGGCAGACTTGAAAAAACAACAGTTACAAGCACATTAATTCCAGCATTAATTCCTTTAGTTCCTGGTGGAGGAATTTATTATACAATGTCTTTCTTTGTTGAGAATAGATTTCCTGAAGCTTTTGAAAAAGGAAGAGAAACTATATTTTTAACAGTAGCTTTAAGTGTTGGAATATTTTTAGTCTCTACTTTTTCACAAATTCTTAATAGAACTATAAAATACACAAAAGTCTTAAAAAAATATAGAAAATTTAAAGAATATAAAAGAACACATAAAATTTAAAAATGAAAGGGTAATATTATGAAAATTTTATTAGTTAGTGGTTTTCTTGGAGCAGGAAAAACTACTTTTATTAAAGAAATGGCTAAAAATATAAATTTAGAATTTGTTGTATTAGAAAATGAATATGCAGATATTGGTGTTGATAAAGATTTTTTAGATGAAAAAAATCTAAATGTTTGGGAAATGTTAGAAGGTTGTATTTGTTGTTCTATGAAAGGAGATTTTAAATTATCTATTAAAAGGATTTATTCTGAAATTAATCCTGAATATTTAATTATTGAACCAACAGGAGTTGGAATGTTAAGCTCAATCATAGAAAATATAAAAGAAATTAACATTAAAGATATTGAAATTCTAAATCCTTTGACTTTGATTGATATAACTTCTTTCAGTGAATATTTAGAAACTTTCAATAATTTTTTTATTGATAATCTAAAAAATACAGGAAAAGTAATATTAACAAAGCTAGAAAATTCTTTTCCACTTGAGATAGAAAACATAAAAAATGAAATTTTTAAAATTAATAATTCTAATTTGGAAATAATAACAACTGATTATAGAAACTTTTCAAAAGATTGGTTTGGAGAAATATTAAATAAGAACATTGATAATAAAATTATTGATAAAAATTTTTCATTAAAAACACATATAAATTTGAGGACTTTTTCAAAAGAAAATGTTAATCTTAAAACTATGGATGAATTAGGTCTATTTTTAAATAAATTAGTTAATGGTGATTTTGGAAAAGTTTATAGAGCAAAAGGTATTGTAAAAATTGATGGTTTTTGGGGAAAATTTAACCTTGTATATAAAAATTTTGAAATGGAACCCATAACTGATGCCAAAAAAACTAAAATTGTTATTATTGGGAATAATTTAGATATTGAAAGTTTGAAAAATATATAAGAGGTATTATGGAAAAAGAAAATATATTATTTGAATTGATAGAAAATATTAAAGAAAGTAGATTTATAAAAATAGTTTTTTCAGATAGACAAAATGATGATTTTAATAAAATTATTATAAAGCCAATAATTTTAAAATCTGTAAAAAATATTCAAATTGAAAGTTTTAAAGATAATAAAGCTTATCATAAAAATATTGAATTAAATAATCTTCAAGAAATTGAAAATATATTAAAAGAATATATAGAAAGTTTTAAACAGATATTATTACAAATTAAAAATTTAGATATTTCTTTTATAAAGAAAAAAGAAAATTTTGTAAGAAAAGAGAATAAAAATAATTTATTAAAAAATTCTAATGAACATAATAAGAAAAAGCAATATATTTTAAATGAAGGAGATAAAATTGACTTTTTAATTGAACTAGGTTTAATGTCAGCTGATAGAAAAATTCTTAAATCTAGCTACAATAAATTTAAACAAATTAATAAATATTTAGAATTTATTGATGATGTTATTGAAGATTTAAAAAATAAAAAACTTATAGATAATCATATAAATGTTCTGGACTTTGGGTGTGGAAAATCATATTTAACCTTTGCACTTTATTATTATCTAAAAAATTATAGACAAGGTTTAACTTTTTCAATAGTAGGTCTAGATTTAAAAAAAGATGTCATAGAATTTTGTAATAAACTGGCAAAGAAATTAGATTACAAAAATTTAGAATTTTTAAATGGAAATATAAAAGACTATGATAAAACTAAAGAAGTTGATTTAGTTTTTTCATTACATGCTTGTAATAATGCCACTGATTATTCTCTTGAAAAAGCATTGAGTTTAAATGCCAAAGCTATACTTGCAGTTCCATGTTGTCATCATGAATTTTTTGAAAAGATACAAAAGAATAAAAATTCTGATTTCTATAATACTTTAAAAATAATGGCTAATAATGGAGTTATCTTAGATAAATTTGCTACATTAGCAACTGATAGTTTTCGTTCATTAACATTAGAATTATGTGGCTATAAAACAAAAATGATTGAATTTATTGATATGGAACACACTCCTAAAAATATTTTAATTAAAGCTATAAAATCTAAATCTTCTGATTTAAAAGAAAAATTAAAAGAATACAATAAATTAAAAAAATTTTTAGGAATACAACCTTTATTAGAAGATTTGACAAAAAAATATTTTCTAATTGACACAAATACTGAAATACCATATAATTAAAAAGATTATATAAAAATTGGAGGCTATAATGTTACAAAAAAATAAGAGAAATTTCTCTATAATTGCCCATATAGACCATGGAAAATCTACTATTGCTGATAGACTTTTAGAATACACTGGAACTGTATCTGAAAGGGATATGAAAGATCAAATTTTAGATTCAATGGACTTAGAAAGAGAAAAAGGAATAACAATTAAAGCACAAGCAGTAACTCTATTTTATAAAGCTAAAAATGGTGAAGAATATGAGTTAAATTTAATTGATACTCCTGGACATGTGGACTTTATTTATGAAGTTTCAAGATCACTTGCAGCTTGTGAAGGTGCTTTACTTGTTGTGGATGCTGCTCAAGGCGTTGAAGCACAGACACTTGCTAATGTCTATCTTGCTATTGAAAATAATTTAGAAATATTGCCCATTATAAATAAAATAGATTTACCAGCAGCTGAACCTGAAAAAGTAAAAAGAGAAATTGAAGATATTATTGGTCTGCCAGCTGATGATGCAGTTTTAGCTTCTGCTAAAAATGGAATAGGTATTGAAGATATTTTAGAAGCTATTGTACATAGGATACCTGCTCCAAATTATGATGAAAATGCTCCTTTAAAAGCCTTGATTTTTGACTCTTTCTTTGATGATTATAGAGGAGTAATAACTTATGTAAAAGTTTTAGATGGAAGTATTAAAAAAGGAGATAAAATAAAAGTCTGGTCAACTGAAAAAGAATTAGAAGTTTTAGAAGCTGGAATTTTTTCTCCTACTATGAAATCAACAGATATTTTAAGTAGTGGTTCTGTTGGTTATATAATTACAGGTGTTAAAACAATACATGATACAAGAGTTGGAGATACAATAACAAGTGCTAAAAATCCTGCTTTATTTCCACTAGCGGGATTTAAACCTGCTCAGTCAATGGTCTTTGCTGGTGTATATCCTTTGTTTACTGATGACTATGAAGAATTAAGAGAAGCTCTTGAAAAATTACAATTAAATGATGCTTCTTTAACTTTTGTTCCTGAAACTTCTATTGCCTTAGGTTTTGGTTTTAGATGTGGTTTCTTAGGTTTATTACATATGGAAATTATAGTTGAAAGATTGAGAAGAGAGTATAATATAGATTTAATCTCTACAACTCCGTCTGTTAAATATAAGGTTAGTATAGATAATCAAGAAGAAAAAGTTATAGACAATCCTTGTGAATTTCCTGATCCAGGTCGTGGAAAAATAATAATACAAGAACCATATATCAGAGGAAAAGTAATTGTTCCAAAAGAATATGTAGGAAATGTTATGGAACTTTGTCAAGAGAAAAGAGGAATTTTCATTTCTATGGATTATTTAGATGAAACAAGATCTATGCTTAGTTATGAACTTCCTCTTGCAGAAATTGTCATAGATTTCTATGATAAACTAAAATCAAGAACTAAAGGATATGCCTCATTTGAATATGAGTTAAGTGAATATAAAATATCAAATCTAGTTAAAGTTGATATATTAGTTTCAGGAAAGCCTGTGGATGCTTTCTCATTTATAGCTCACAGTGATAATGCTTACCATAGAGGAAAAGCTATCTGCCAAAAATTGAGTGAAGTTATCCCGAGACAGCAATTTGAAATTCCTATTCAAGCTGCATTGGGATCAAAAATAATTGCCAGAGAAACAATAAAAGCATATAGAAAAAATGTTATTGCAAAATGCTATGGAGGAGATATAACAAGAAAGAAAAAACTTCTTGAAAAACAAAAAGAAGGTAAAAAGAGAATGAAAAGCATAGGAAATGTTGAAATCCCACAAGAAGCATTTGTTTCTGTATTAAAATTAAATGACTAAAAAAATAAAATTGAGGCTATTTCAAATATACCTATTGAAAAAATAGCCTCTTAGTTTTTATAATAATTTAATATTCATTTGTCTACAAATTTCATGAACTTCTTGAGACCAAATAGAGGCTTGAACTTCTCCAATATGTAATTTATCTAAGAAAAACATACATATACGAGATTGTCCTATTCCTCCACCTATTGTATAAGGTAAAACTTTATTTAATATCATTTGATGATATGGTAATGATCTTCTATCTTCACAATTAGCAATTTTTAATTGCTCATCTAATGACTTTTCATCTACCCTGATTCCCATAGAAGATAACTCAAGTCCAATACCTAAAAGAGGATAATTAAATATTATATCTCCATTTAAGTCCCAATCATCATAATCAGGAGCTCTACCATCATGTTTTTCACCTGAAGATAATTTTCCACCTATTTTCATTAAAAATATTGCTCCATACTCTTTTGCAGCAGCATGCTCTCTATTTTTAGGAGTCAAATTAGGATATTTATTTTCAAGTTCTTGTGCAGTTATAAAAGTTATTTCTTCAGGTAATTTTTTAGTAAGTTGAGGATATTCACTAATGATATATTTCTCTGTTGCTTTAAATACAGAGTAAATTTTTCTAACTGTTTCTTTTAAATACTCTTCATTTCTATCTTCCTTGGAAATTATTTTTTCCCAATCCCATTGATCTACATAATATGAATGAATAAAATCTGTATCCTCATCTCTTCTTATAGCATTCATATCTGTATAGATACCTTTATGATTTTCAATATTGTATCTATATAGTGCCATTCTTTTCCACTTTGCAAGAGAATGAACTATCTCAACCCTTTCTCCACTCTTAGTATCAAATGAAACTGGTCTTTCTGTTCCATTTAAATTGTCATTTAATCCAGATTCTGGAATAACAAATAATGGTGCTGAAACTCTTAACAAGTCCAATTCCTTTGATAAATGATTTTCAAAAAAATCTTTAACTTTTTTAATAGCAATTTCTGTTTCTAAAATATTTAAACTTGAAATGTAAGCCATAATTTACCCCCAATATATTTAAAATTATGGAAAAATTATAGCACCATTTATATATTTTAGCAATAAATTTTGTTCTATAAAAAACTAGGGATTAAAACTAGACCTATTGATGTTATAATTAACCAAAAAATCCATATAAATGCCATATATCCCCAAACATCTTTTAATTTCATTCCAACAACAGATAAAGCAGGAATTACATAAAGAGGTTGCAATAAATTAGTTGCTTCATCACCATATACAAAAGCATTTACAACATCTGGTATATTAGCTTTGAGCTGAATAGCAGCATCTATTAATATGTTTCCTTGAACTATCCATTGTCCACCTTGAGAAGGTATAAATAAATTTAATATAGAGGCAGATATATAAGACCACAATGGTAAAGTTGTAGCTGTTGAGATATTTGTAAAATACCCAACAAGAAGAACTCCCAATCCTGAATTAGTCATCATACCAGAAATACCCCCATAAAATGGAAATTGTATCATAACATCTGTTGCAAGAGATAAATTATTTCTATAAGCTGTAATAAACTGATTAGGGGTACGATATAAAAAGAAATTAAGTGTCAAAAATATAAAAATTACAAAATTTAAACTTAAAGAGCCCAAGATACCTTTTTCAATGAAAGTAAAAATGATATTTATCAATCCTCCTAAACCAATTAAATACATAATAGTAGAATTTTCATTCATAAAATTAGCAAAATTATTTTTTTCTATTTTTTCTTCAATTTCAATATCATTTTCAATATCACCAGAAAATTCTATAATTTCATTAACAGGAGGTTTAATTAAAATAGTTAAAATGATTGTTCCTATTGCTAAAATACTCCATAAAATAACATTCATTGGATTATAAGTAGTTATATTTTGAGTTAAAACTCCTATTTTATCAACTAAAAAATGATCTTTACTTGCTAATAAAGCATAAACGGAAGCACTTGGACCCATACATTGTCCTAAAATCATAGTTGAATAACCAGATGCAACTAACATTGGAAAATGTAATCCTTTAATCCTTTTTGTTAAATACATAGCAAAAATTGGTGTAATAATAGTTCCAAAAGCCCAGTTTAAAAAACTAGAAACATAACCAAAGATCATTAAAATAATTATTGCCATTCCTGGGGTTTTAACTAAACCAGATAGTTTTTTTAATATTTTTTTGATAAATTTAGATTTAGCAGTAACAGAACAAGTTACAACCATAAAAGACATTTGAAAAGCAAAAGCAATTTGAGACCATATACCATCATACCAATATTTTAACATATTAGTAATACTAGTGTCAGTGAAAATAATTCCAGAAATAAAAAGTATTAGAGTTAAAATTAAACAAAAAACTAAAGGATCAGGGATAATATTTTCAGCAGCAAACTGGAATTTTTTACTAAATCTCCATAGAATTGAACCATCATAATTGATTTGATTGTTTTTACTGTTCATAATTTTTAATTTCCTCCTCTATTTATTTATTGATAATTTTTAGAAACTTTTAATTGTAATAATAGTTTTTTATAAAAATTATTGTTTATTTTTTCAATGTCATCTTTGTTATATTTAAAAAATCCTTCACCAGTTTTTATACCTAATTTATTTGCTTCAACTTTTTCTTTTAATAATTTATTAGCACATTGAGAGTTATCCATAACTTTAAGTAAGTTATTCCCAACAGTGTCCCATATATCAAGCCCTCCCATATCAGCAATTTCTAATTGTCCAGTAGTAGCATAACGAAAAGCAGG from Fusobacterium simiae encodes the following:
- a CDS encoding electron transfer flavoprotein subunit alpha/FixB family protein; translated protein: MNLNDYKGILVFAEQRDGILQNVGLELLGKATELAYEINKQIALKDAGDELADFAGKKEAAIKSVDVAAATLEEDDQELKNKVADVKKNNPDAAKVTALLVGHNIQNLAQDLIKAGADKVLVVDKPELEVYDTEAYAQVLAAVINDQKPEIVLFGATTLGRDLAPRVSSRIATGLTADCTKLELLKDKERQLGMTRPAFGGNLMATIISPDHRPQMATVRPGVMKKLPKSEDRTGEIVEFPITLDTSKMKVKLLKVVKEGGNKVDISEAKILVSGGRGVGAKQNFELLEDLAAEIGGIVSSSRAQVDAGNMPHDRQVGQTGKTVRPEVYFACGISGAIQHVAGMEESEYIIAINKDRFAPIFSVADLGIVGDLHKILPILTEEIKKYKATK
- a CDS encoding electron transfer flavoprotein subunit beta/FixA family protein; the encoded protein is MRIVVCIKQVPDTTEVKIDPVKGTIIRDGVPSIMNPDDKSGLEEALKLKDLYGAEVIVITMGPPQAEAILREAYAMGADRAILITDRKFGGADTLATSNTIAAAIRKIDNIDLIVAGRQAIDGDTAQVGPQIAEHLGLPQVSYVKEMEYKEDTKSFVIKRAIEDGYFLLELPTPGLVTVLSEATKPRYMNVGAIVDVFERPIETWTFDDIEIDPAKIGLAGSPTKVNKSFTKGVKEPGVLHEVDAKEAANIILEKLKEKFII
- a CDS encoding acyl-CoA dehydrogenase; this translates as MEFNVPKTHELFRQMIREFVENEVKPIAAEVDEEERFPIETVEKMAKIGIMGIPIPKEYGGAGGDNLMYAMAVEELSKACATTGVIVSAHTSLGTWPILKFGTEKQKQKYLPKLASGEWIGAFGLTEPNAGTDAAGQQTMAVQDPETGEWILNGSKIFITNAGYANVYVIIAMTDKSKGLKGISAFIVEANTPGFSIGKKEMKLGIRGSATCELIFENCRIPKENLLGDKGKGFKIAMMTLDGGRIGIAAQALGIAAGALGEAIGYAKERKQFGRTLAQFQNTQFQIANLDVKVEAARLLVYKAAWRESNNLPYSLDAARAKLFAAETAMEVTTKAVQIFGGYGYTREYPVERMMRDAKITEIYEGTSEVQRMVIAANVIK
- a CDS encoding tRNA1(Val) (adenine(37)-N6)-methyltransferase; this encodes MNTNLESIIPLLNKNLKIIQRSDYFNFSIDSLLISEFVNISKNTKKILDLGTGNAAIPLFLSKKTSAKIYGIEVQEISYKLALRNININNLNEQIYIIYDNMKNYLKYFNIGFFDIVVSNPPYFKVNENINFLNNLDQLSIARHEIEINLEELIKIASELVKDRGYFYLVHRADRLSEIINVLQKYKFEIKKIKFCYTTKYKNAKIILLEAIKNGKTGLTILPPLIINKENGEYTDEVLKMFE
- a CDS encoding threonine/serine exporter family protein, coding for MQYDNFVMKVLSIANTIGKILLISGAETYRVEKAISTICRRFDLKAETFVTMTCVLTSAKKRDGETITEVNRIYTVSNNLDKIDKIHKILLNIHKYELEDLEKEVKKIQIQSIYKKNILLVSYFFSAAFFAILFGGKFNDFLVAGFGGIIIFYMAKYANKLKLNNFFINTLGGFLITILSILANKAGIVSTPSFSAIGTLMLLVPGLALTNAIRDLINGDLIAGTSRTVEATLVGSALAIGTGFALFVMSYF
- a CDS encoding threonine/serine exporter family protein, translated to MNYIEVLAATFSTFFFGIIFSLTGKKLIYSSFAGGLGWYTHLLFFKELNYSKTASFVISAVVITIFSEIIGRLEKTTVTSTLIPALIPLVPGGGIYYTMSFFVENRFPEAFEKGRETIFLTVALSVGIFLVSTFSQILNRTIKYTKVLKKYRKFKEYKRTHKI
- a CDS encoding CobW family GTP-binding protein, translating into MKILLVSGFLGAGKTTFIKEMAKNINLEFVVLENEYADIGVDKDFLDEKNLNVWEMLEGCICCSMKGDFKLSIKRIYSEINPEYLIIEPTGVGMLSSIIENIKEINIKDIEILNPLTLIDITSFSEYLETFNNFFIDNLKNTGKVILTKLENSFPLEIENIKNEIFKINNSNLEIITTDYRNFSKDWFGEILNKNIDNKIIDKNFSLKTHINLRTFSKENVNLKTMDELGLFLNKLVNGDFGKVYRAKGIVKIDGFWGKFNLVYKNFEMEPITDAKKTKIVIIGNNLDIESLKNI
- a CDS encoding class I SAM-dependent methyltransferase, whose product is MEKENILFELIENIKESRFIKIVFSDRQNDDFNKIIIKPIILKSVKNIQIESFKDNKAYHKNIELNNLQEIENILKEYIESFKQILLQIKNLDISFIKKKENFVRKENKNNLLKNSNEHNKKKQYILNEGDKIDFLIELGLMSADRKILKSSYNKFKQINKYLEFIDDVIEDLKNKKLIDNHINVLDFGCGKSYLTFALYYYLKNYRQGLTFSIVGLDLKKDVIEFCNKLAKKLDYKNLEFLNGNIKDYDKTKEVDLVFSLHACNNATDYSLEKALSLNAKAILAVPCCHHEFFEKIQKNKNSDFYNTLKIMANNGVILDKFATLATDSFRSLTLELCGYKTKMIEFIDMEHTPKNILIKAIKSKSSDLKEKLKEYNKLKKFLGIQPLLEDLTKKYFLIDTNTEIPYN